A single window of Sphingobium sp. SCG-1 DNA harbors:
- a CDS encoding sensor histidine kinase, with translation MTSVNAAEILRATVDAEGRLIAADMPIANLQAQAGGTVGGPFAVPQLAALARLAVRMNIPLSRPVLAAGAMADIDMWVRAQPRGGKVELAVVEWRERAPRLMSDDKAAREADLIATGEGWWWQIDSQLRFVMAGTGDAAEMPSPGSPLTAWFTIAADAEGDMPILRAFAERRSFASQYAKGADGVEYVLSGMPIFDTSGRLSGYRGKAMRVLKEVATSIARDAMPLFGRRLDRALRQPLGRIIANADTISSQLEGPLRADYAAYAADIATAGRHLMELVDDLADLQAIDRPDFAVTVEDIDLADLARRAAGLLGVKAADRAIRIDAPDAEQGVAAIGEFRRTLQVLVNLIGNAVRYSPENTVIEVRAAQSEGMALVTVTDQGRGIAPEDQDRIFDKFERLGRDEAGGSGLGLYISRRLARAMGGDVTVESALGHGARFTLSLPSLPNSR, from the coding sequence ATGACGAGCGTGAATGCCGCCGAAATCCTGCGCGCGACAGTGGATGCCGAAGGGCGGCTAATCGCTGCGGACATGCCTATCGCCAACCTTCAGGCGCAGGCTGGCGGCACGGTGGGTGGACCTTTCGCCGTCCCGCAACTGGCGGCGTTGGCGCGGCTGGCCGTTAGGATGAACATTCCGCTGTCTCGTCCGGTGCTGGCCGCCGGCGCGATGGCCGATATCGATATGTGGGTGCGGGCACAGCCACGCGGCGGCAAGGTTGAGCTTGCGGTCGTCGAATGGCGCGAGCGCGCGCCGCGTCTTATGTCCGATGACAAGGCTGCGCGTGAGGCGGACCTGATCGCCACCGGCGAAGGCTGGTGGTGGCAGATCGACTCGCAACTGCGGTTCGTCATGGCGGGTACGGGGGATGCGGCGGAGATGCCAAGTCCCGGAAGCCCCTTGACGGCATGGTTCACAATAGCGGCGGATGCCGAGGGCGACATGCCCATCCTGCGCGCTTTTGCCGAGCGGCGATCCTTTGCCTCGCAGTACGCCAAAGGTGCCGATGGCGTCGAATATGTCCTATCGGGAATGCCGATATTTGACACCAGCGGGCGACTGAGTGGCTATCGCGGCAAGGCTATGCGTGTGCTGAAGGAGGTCGCAACCTCCATCGCGCGCGACGCCATGCCCCTGTTCGGGCGGCGGCTCGATCGGGCATTGCGCCAGCCGCTGGGCCGGATCATCGCCAATGCCGACACGATCAGCAGCCAGTTGGAAGGGCCTTTGCGGGCGGACTATGCCGCGTATGCCGCCGACATTGCGACAGCGGGCCGGCACCTGATGGAATTGGTGGACGATCTGGCGGACTTGCAAGCCATCGATCGCCCGGATTTTGCGGTCACGGTTGAGGACATCGACCTTGCCGATCTCGCGCGGCGGGCGGCGGGGTTGCTTGGTGTCAAGGCGGCGGATCGCGCGATACGGATCGATGCCCCCGACGCGGAGCAGGGCGTAGCCGCTATTGGCGAGTTCCGGCGCACGTTGCAGGTGTTGGTGAATCTCATCGGCAATGCGGTACGCTATTCGCCTGAAAACACTGTGATTGAGGTCCGCGCCGCGCAGTCTGAGGGCATGGCCCTGGTCACCGTCACCGATCAGGGGCGCGGCATCGCACCGGAAGATCAGGATCGCATATTTGACAAGTTCGAGCGGCTTGGCCGCGATGAGGCAGGCGGCAGCGGCCTTGGCCTCTATATCTCGCGCAGGCTGGCGCGGGCGATGGGCGGCGACGTCACCGTCGAAAGTGCTCTGGGACATGGCGCGCGCTTCACGCTCAGCCTACCTTCGCTTCCAAACTCCCGGTAG
- a CDS encoding DUF2336 domain-containing protein, with protein sequence MSAASFTIFDTEPSGSWPLAAAGSGPVGASVRHLIDLSHFFRDGVRGWPDALATEARRHIAGCLTAIEAALVDEARSSLAGSTLTLVDRPIIWPAVQRHPHILSPELMAHMRLRAAVSLLGAQALRGDGDPAADPTQGTAWLIEDDDAAVVDLAARLVRTEARWSAQAGIAAGSAMQADLPAEHFAELAWTSAAVLGTELYRAGLAEQNAAMMAMTDAAFALLARHDEEASGFALATRLARTLRDRGRHAELLGQALSERRYLLFAALAGELADVELDAVLDVLVHGGDTQLAALCKALGGTASDYRHLLLDLRIVRGERDDPTLVRLSQSYDDLREDDAADQMQALRRPAALRAKLAMIPQVDRG encoded by the coding sequence ATGAGCGCCGCATCGTTCACGATTTTCGATACAGAACCGTCCGGTTCCTGGCCGTTAGCGGCCGCCGGTAGCGGGCCTGTAGGTGCGTCCGTGCGGCACCTGATCGACCTCAGCCATTTCTTCCGGGACGGCGTGCGCGGCTGGCCCGATGCTCTTGCCACTGAGGCGCGTCGGCACATCGCCGGATGCCTAACCGCCATCGAAGCCGCACTGGTGGATGAAGCACGCAGCAGCCTCGCGGGTTCAACTCTGACGCTGGTGGACCGGCCGATCATCTGGCCCGCGGTGCAGCGGCATCCACATATCCTGTCGCCCGAACTGATGGCGCATATGCGACTGCGCGCTGCCGTCAGCCTACTCGGCGCTCAGGCGTTGCGGGGGGACGGCGATCCTGCTGCGGACCCCACGCAAGGAACGGCTTGGCTCATCGAAGACGACGACGCTGCTGTAGTCGATCTTGCGGCGCGACTGGTTCGTACCGAAGCACGCTGGTCTGCGCAAGCCGGCATTGCTGCGGGATCGGCGATGCAAGCGGATTTGCCAGCCGAACATTTCGCGGAACTGGCGTGGACGAGTGCGGCGGTGCTGGGAACCGAACTATACCGCGCCGGACTTGCGGAACAGAATGCCGCGATGATGGCGATGACCGATGCCGCCTTCGCCCTGCTGGCGCGGCATGACGAGGAAGCGAGTGGCTTTGCCTTGGCGACACGGCTGGCGCGGACGCTCCGCGATCGAGGCCGCCACGCCGAATTGCTGGGGCAGGCACTGAGCGAGCGGCGTTATCTGCTTTTCGCAGCACTCGCCGGTGAATTGGCCGATGTGGAGCTGGACGCCGTGCTGGATGTGCTGGTGCATGGTGGTGACACGCAACTCGCGGCTTTGTGCAAGGCGCTGGGCGGGACGGCATCGGACTATCGGCATCTGCTGCTCGATCTTCGGATCGTCCGTGGAGAGCGCGATGATCCGACGTTGGTGCGGCTGTCGCAGAGCTATGACGACCTGCGGGAAGATGATGCGGCGGATCAGATGCAGGCGCTACGTCGCCCTGCCGCACTGCGTGCAAAGCTGGCCATGATCCCGCAGGTGGATCGAGGATGA
- a CDS encoding Hpt domain-containing protein codes for MSYDPGALEAALAAAVGDDLALIADLRGAFLESANRQADLLGRARCDANWQLAAWRLKGLAASFGVEGLMALAEEAAVSAPGEPRIVRRIKAALATFELSHG; via the coding sequence ATGTCTTATGATCCCGGAGCATTGGAGGCGGCGCTGGCCGCTGCCGTAGGCGATGACCTCGCCCTCATCGCCGATCTGCGGGGGGCATTTCTGGAAAGTGCGAATCGGCAGGCGGACCTTTTGGGCCGCGCCAGATGCGATGCAAATTGGCAACTGGCCGCGTGGCGGTTGAAGGGACTGGCTGCCAGTTTCGGAGTTGAGGGGCTGATGGCGTTGGCCGAGGAAGCGGCGGTCTCCGCGCCGGGCGAGCCGCGAATCGTTCGGCGGATCAAGGCGGCATTGGCGACTTTCGAACTCTCGCACGGATAA